TTCATCGCGCTTCGCCAACGCCTGTGCGATCGTCATGCCGTTTTCCAAACGCGTCGACGCGTTGGTCGCGTTGATCCTTTGCACCAACTCGGTAACCTCTTGCGAAAGCCGCTCCAACTCCGGCATCAATCCGTTCGGATCTTCGACCGGTTCGTCACCTTCCTGAACAATAATATTTTTTTGAATCCGCTCCGCGAGCAAACTCAATTTGCGATACATTTCCTTGCGCGTAATCAGCGCTTCGGCAAGTTTCATAATAGCTCCTTCCTTCGTAACGTCTTTTTCTTATTATACCATTCACCGCGTCGTCGCGTCACTTTTGCGCGCGCGCAATATTCGCTGCCGCGCTGCGGGATCCGGCAACCAACGCACGATCAGCGCCGCCATGACGCCGACCGCCGCGATCACGTACAGCGCCGGCATAATCCCGTAACGATCCGCCAGCATCCCCAAAAGCGGCACGATAATACCGCCGATCGTCGTGCCCAAACCGAGCGTCACGCCCGCCGCGAAACCGATCTGCCGCGGCAAATATTTCTGCCCCAAAAGCACCATCAGACTGTACGGTGCGAAGAGAAAGAACGCGACCGGCACCAGCATCGCCAGCGCGAGCGGCGTCGAAGTGATTTGCAAAAAGATAAATAAAATCGGCACAAAACCTAAAAATCCCCAGCGAATGACTTTCAAATGACCGTAGCGATCGCCCATTTGCCCGCCGACCAATGTCGCCACCGCGCCCGCGGCGAAGAAAATCGTCAGCGTCGCCGAGCTCAGCGCCTCCGATTCGCCTAACACATGCAAAAAGTACAAAGGCAAAAACGTATTCAAACCGAAAAACATCACGGCGCGCGCGAAAATGCCCAGCGTCAACTTGCCGAAGGAAGGCCAATCGTCGTGCACTTCCTCCTGCTCCGCGCCGCGATGCGCCGGCAACGCCGCCAGCATGCGAAACGTCCCTTGCTCGCGCCACAAGCCCA
The nucleotide sequence above comes from Negativicoccus succinicivorans. Encoded proteins:
- a CDS encoding DIP1984 family protein; its protein translation is MKLAEALITRKEMYRKLSLLAERIQKNIIVQEGDEPVEDPNGLMPELERLSQEVTELVQRINATNASTRLENGMTIAQALAKRDELIRLAGFFRSFADTGREGQVERYSKSEIKRVCTIDVAATEHKADTLAKEARELDMAIQALNWQVEL
- a CDS encoding MFS transporter; its protein translation is MKERYVWLISAGYAFTDLSQGALPALLPFLIVAHDLSYAAAAGLVFAANFLSSILQPLFGWVSDKYSWHWMMPAGVLLSGGAMALIGVLDSYWWIFFAVALSGVGVSAFHPEAARLANYAAGERKGRGISIFSVGGNVGFALGPVIATTSVLTFGLPGTLVMAVLGVLMSLGLWREQGTFRMLAALPAHRGAEQEEVHDDWPSFGKLTLGIFARAVMFFGLNTFLPLYFLHVLGESEALSSATLTIFFAAGAVATLVGGQMGDRYGHLKVIRWGFLGFVPILFIFLQITSTPLALAMLVPVAFFLFAPYSLMVLLGQKYLPRQIGFAAGVTLGLGTTIGGIIVPLLGMLADRYGIMPALYVIAAVGVMAALIVRWLPDPAARQRILRARKSDATTR